CTGCCACGTCGGCCAGGATGAGTGTCTGGTCGTCCACCTTGTCAACGCCCTTTCTCTCGACGGCCCTCACTATGCTCGGCCCGGGGTACTGGCCGAGCTGGGGGTCAACCGGCCCCAAAACCGCGTGCGGATCCATTATTATCCTGTCCGCGGCGAGGGCGATGAGCGTTCCGCCGCTCATGGCGTAATGGGGAACTATGACACGCGTTTCAGCCGGGTGGTCGTGCAGTGCCTTTGCTATCTGCGTTGCCGCGAGAACCAACCCTCCGGGGGTGTGTATTATGAGGTCTATCGGCTTGTCCTTGGGAGCGGCTCTAATAGCTCTGAGCACCTCCTCGCTGTCCTCGATGCTTATGAACTTGTAGAAGGGTATTCCGAAGAGCCCGACGCTCTCCTGCCTGTGGATCATCGTTATCACGGTTGAGCCCCGCTTTTCCGAGAGCCTCTTCAGTATCTTGGCCCTGGCTAGCTGCAGGCTCCTGTACTGCATCTGGGGCCACAGGAGGATGTACATGAAGAACAGCCACCACAGCAGGGAGCCAAAGAACCCGGTCGTCGCGTCCGCCATGTCATCACCGGATAAAATTTGGGAAGAGAAGTATTTATAGGATTTGGTTCAGCCTTTTATGACCTGCGTCCCGGTCTTTCCTTCCAGTGCATCAACTGCCTTTTCCAGGTGGGCTATGACGGCCCTCTCGCCGCCCCACTCCACGAATCTTATGGCGGCCAAAACCTTCGGACCCATGCTGCCCTTCTTGAAGTGCCCCTCCTCGTAGTACCTTCTGAGCTCCTCGACGGTGACCTTTCCGAGCCACCTCTCGTCGGGTTTT
This window of the Thermococcus thermotolerans genome carries:
- a CDS encoding SDH family Clp fold serine proteinase gives rise to the protein MADATTGFFGSLLWWLFFMYILLWPQMQYRSLQLARAKILKRLSEKRGSTVITMIHRQESVGLFGIPFYKFISIEDSEEVLRAIRAAPKDKPIDLIIHTPGGLVLAATQIAKALHDHPAETRVIVPHYAMSGGTLIALAADRIIMDPHAVLGPVDPQLGQYPGPSIVRAVERKGVDKVDDQTLILADVAEKAIKQVRDFVYSLLKDRYGEEKARELAQILTEGRWTHDYPITYEHAKELGLHVETDVPDEVYALMELYRQPTKQRGTVEFMPYTQKGESS